The following proteins are co-located in the Apis mellifera strain DH4 linkage group LG9, Amel_HAv3.1, whole genome shotgun sequence genome:
- the LOC726608 gene encoding PHD finger protein 14 isoform X2 encodes MSQDDDVGFLYKTMIERDPKKRRVKPVGSAQSLLDFDLGESSDDSDFRIEDHCESDDDSVDSNDIGKEEEDVSEQSDDSLEDPLLTKKENPNLTVGDVIEQARQQALKGSSLEDKLNKMLICCGCLGDRSDDVNEIVECDGCGVSVHEGCYGVSDVESFSSTDSLCQSAPWFCEACSAGIEDPSCELCPNKGGIFKETDVGKWVHLVCALYVPGVAFGEVDRLSSVTLFEMAYSKWGAKQCSLCEDARFARTGVCIECDAGMCHTYFHVTCAQREGLLSEAHSEEVDQADPFYAHCKLHSDKTLVRRRRRNWLALQLRAQYRQQLLKQPNHLDTEEQRRIQRKLAKHRHKYLAHKASRPPPWVPTQKMPRLLTTSASACRQLARKAELMGVDTAALEAQEAQLVALVDVRKKWHIPPAFSVEFIGYYLDRNLRVTSMKRRLQELLDINSQLLNEQQRLDRRYDEVMKDNEEQIRVNVTLKEKIEMYHQVLKSGGYMKSLPQITDLAKPRIAPTLGTGLGVPTAAALKMGVGFPLPVGKGTEGVREGRVLSSQAQDQNHKGELTLRHQCGICRRSTNQHLLAKCDTCHLHYHLSCLSPPLSRMPKKTKLMGWQCSECDKESSGSEVERIDTSAPRKLRHCKDDSNLTSTPTPPQEIQVPTTPTTPSTSKNSSTNLNNITNASTPDTPTTPKVTIKPVGPQPLSSTPIQSNETVYNQQPINNMTITREGSPEYMVASADGTESVSQRSAKKRRREKHKRYTPDPITGIKQRKRKHKRKSLDVENPEGQSQPEIHRRITIKIKPIPRPEGDVASESSPQMFVATSTSTEITSPPPLPKLPLPPVPSLTSNTTPVTSNASTNNTSRTSTGNGKRGKDTDLLTQCNVCDMPGTSQNLVMCDECKKCYHFTCLDPPVKKSPKRRGYSWHCADCDPS; translated from the exons ATGTCTCAGGACGATGATGtaggatttttatataaaacaatga TTGAGAGAGAtccaaaaaaaaggagagtTAAGCCTGTAGGATCAGCACAATCTTTACTTGATTTTGATTTAGGTGAAAGCTCTGATGACAGTGATTTTAGAATTGAAGATCACTGTGAATCTGATGATGATTCAGTGGATTCTAATGATATAGGAAaag aggaagaagatgtATCTGAGCAATCTGATGATTCTTTGGAAGATCCATTATtgactaaaaaagaaaatcctaATTTAACTGTAGGAGATGTAATTGAACAAGCTAGACAACAAGCATTAAAAGGAAGTTCTcttgaagataaattaaataaaatgttaatttgttGTGGTTGCTTAGGAGATAGAAGCGATGATGTTAATGAAATTGTTGAATGTGATGGATGTGGTGTTAGTGTACATGAag gatGTTATGGTGTATCTGATGTAGAAAGCTTTTCAAGTACTGATTCTTTATGTCAGTCAGCACCATGGTTTTGTGAAGCTTGCAGTGCAGGTATTGAAGATCCTTCTTGTGAACTTTGTCCTAATAAAGgtggaatttttaaagagaCTGATGTAGGCAAATGGGTACATTTAGTATGTGCACTTTATGTACCTGGAGTTGCTTTTGGAGAA gttGATCGCTTATCAAGTGTAACACTTTTTGAAATGGCATATAGTAAGTGGGGAGCAAAACAGTGTTCTTTATGCGAAGATGCACGCTTTGCTCGTACTGGTGTATGCATAGAATGTGATGCAGGAATGTGTCATACATATTTTCATGTTACTTG TGCACAAAGAGAAGGTTTATTATCTGAAGCTCATAGTGAAGAAGTTGATCAAGCTGATCCATTTTATGCACACTGTAAACTTCATTCCGATAAAACACTTGTTCGTAGACGTAGACGTAATTGGTTAGCTTTGCAATTACGAGCTCAATACCgacaacaattattaaaacaaccTAATCATTTAGATACTGAAGAACAGCGTAGAATCCAAAGAAAATTAGCAAAACATAGGCATAAATATTTAGCTCATAAAGCTTCCAGGCCACCACCATGGg TACCAACGCAAAAAATGCCTCGATTATTAACTACTTCAGCTTCTGCTTGTCGACAACTAGCAAGAAAAGCTGAACTCATGGGTGTTGATACTGCTGCATTAGAAGCTCAAGAAGCACAACTTGTAGCTTTAGTTGATGTTAGGAAAAAGTGGCATATTCCTCCTGCTTTTAGTGTAGAATTCATCGGTTATTATTTGGATCGCAATTTACGAGTCACATCTATGAAAAGACGATTACAAGAACTTCTTGATATTAATTCTCAATTACTTAATGAACAACAAAGATTAGATAGAAGATATGATGAAGTAATGAAAGACAACGAAGAACAGATTCGAGTTAATGTAacactaaaagaaaaaatagaaatgtatCACCAAGTGCTTAAGAGTGGTGGTTATATGAAATCATTACCACAAATAACTGATTTAGCAAAACCAAGAATAGCACCAACTCTAG gtACAGGTTTAGGTGTCCCTACTGCAGCAGCTTTGAAAATGGGTGTTGGTTTTCCTTTACCAGTTGGTAAAGGAACAGAAGGAGTACGTGAAGGTAGAGTTTTAAGCAGTCAAGCACAAGATCAAAATCATAAAGGAGAATTAACGTTAAGGCACCAATGTGGAATATGTAGAAGATCTACAAATCAACATTTACTTGCAAAATGTGATACTTGTCATCTTCATTATCACTTATCTTGTCTTAGTCCACCTTTATCACGTATGCCTAAGAAAACAAAACTTATGGGAtg gcAATGTTCTGAATGTGATAAAGAATCTTCTGGATCAGAAGTTGAACGTATAGATACTTCAGCTCCACGTAAATTAAGGCATTGTAAAGACGATTCAAATCTAACATCAACACCAACACCACCACAAGAAATACAAGTACCTACAACGCCAACAACACCTAGTACATCAAAGAATTCTTCTactaatcttaataatataacaaatgctTCTACACCTGATACACCTACAACaccaaaa gtaACTATAAAACCAGTTGGACCACAACCTTTGTCTTCAACTCCTATTCAATCAAATGAAACAGTGTACAATCAGCAacctattaataatatgacaaTAACCAGAGAAGGTTCACCTGAATATATGGTAGCTTCAGCAGATGGTACAGAATCTGTTTCACAAAGAAGCgctaaaaagagaagaag agagaAACACAAAAGATATACTCCTGATCCAATTACGGGTATAAAGCAAAGAAAACGCAAACATAAGAGAAAAAGTCTTGATGTAGAAAATCCTGAAGGACAATCTCAACCAGAAATTCATAGGAGAATTACAATAAAA ATAAAACCAATCCCAAGGCCAGAGGGAGATGTAGCATCAGAATCAAGTCCACAAATGTTTGTTGCTACATCTACTAGTACAGAAATTACATCACCACCGCCACTTCCTAAACTACCACTTCCACCTGTTCCATCTTTGACTTCAAATACTACACCTGTAACATCAAATGCATCTACTAATAATACAAGTAGAACATCTACAGGAAacggaaaaagaggaaaagatacAGACCTATTAACACAATGCAATGTCTGTGATATGCCTGGCACCAGTCAAAATCTCGTTAT gtGTGATGAATGTAAAAAATGCTACCATTTCACCTGTCTTGATCCACCAGTTAAAAAATCACCTAAAAGAAGAGGCTATTCATGGCATTGTGCTGACTGCGATCCTAGT TAA
- the LOC726608 gene encoding PHD finger protein 14 isoform X1, translating to MSQDDDVGFLYKTMIERDPKKRRVKPVGSAQSLLDFDLGESSDDSDFRIEDHCESDDDSVDSNDIGKEEEDVSEQSDDSLEDPLLTKKENPNLTVGDVIEQARQQALKGSSLEDKLNKMLICCGCLGDRSDDVNEIVECDGCGVSVHEGCYGVSDVESFSSTDSLCQSAPWFCEACSAGIEDPSCELCPNKGGIFKETDVGKWVHLVCALYVPGVAFGEVDRLSSVTLFEMAYSKWGAKQCSLCEDARFARTGVCIECDAGMCHTYFHVTCAQREGLLSEAHSEEVDQADPFYAHCKLHSDKTLVRRRRRNWLALQLRAQYRQQLLKQPNHLDTEEQRRIQRKLAKHRHKYLAHKASRPPPWVPTQKMPRLLTTSASACRQLARKAELMGVDTAALEAQEAQLVALVDVRKKWHIPPAFSVEFIGYYLDRNLRVTSMKRRLQELLDINSQLLNEQQRLDRRYDEVMKDNEEQIRVNVTLKEKIEMYHQVLKSGGYMKSLPQITDLAKPRIAPTLGTGLGVPTAAALKMGVGFPLPVGKGTEGVREGRVLSSQAQDQNHKGELTLRHQCGICRRSTNQHLLAKCDTCHLHYHLSCLSPPLSRMPKKTKLMGWQCSECDKESSGSEVERIDTSAPRKLRHCKDDSNLTSTPTPPQEIQVPTTPTTPSTSKNSSTNLNNITNASTPDTPTTPKVTIKPVGPQPLSSTPIQSNETVYNQQPINNMTITREGSPEYMVASADGTESVSQRSAKKRRREKHKRYTPDPITGIKQRKRKHKRKSLDVENPEGQSQPEIHRRITIKIKPIPRPEGDVASESSPQMFVATSTSTEITSPPPLPKLPLPPVPSLTSNTTPVTSNASTNNTSRTSTGNGKRGKDTDLLTQCNVCDMPGTSQNLVMCDECKKCYHFTCLDPPVKKSPKRRGYSWHCADCDPSASESET from the exons ATGTCTCAGGACGATGATGtaggatttttatataaaacaatga TTGAGAGAGAtccaaaaaaaaggagagtTAAGCCTGTAGGATCAGCACAATCTTTACTTGATTTTGATTTAGGTGAAAGCTCTGATGACAGTGATTTTAGAATTGAAGATCACTGTGAATCTGATGATGATTCAGTGGATTCTAATGATATAGGAAaag aggaagaagatgtATCTGAGCAATCTGATGATTCTTTGGAAGATCCATTATtgactaaaaaagaaaatcctaATTTAACTGTAGGAGATGTAATTGAACAAGCTAGACAACAAGCATTAAAAGGAAGTTCTcttgaagataaattaaataaaatgttaatttgttGTGGTTGCTTAGGAGATAGAAGCGATGATGTTAATGAAATTGTTGAATGTGATGGATGTGGTGTTAGTGTACATGAag gatGTTATGGTGTATCTGATGTAGAAAGCTTTTCAAGTACTGATTCTTTATGTCAGTCAGCACCATGGTTTTGTGAAGCTTGCAGTGCAGGTATTGAAGATCCTTCTTGTGAACTTTGTCCTAATAAAGgtggaatttttaaagagaCTGATGTAGGCAAATGGGTACATTTAGTATGTGCACTTTATGTACCTGGAGTTGCTTTTGGAGAA gttGATCGCTTATCAAGTGTAACACTTTTTGAAATGGCATATAGTAAGTGGGGAGCAAAACAGTGTTCTTTATGCGAAGATGCACGCTTTGCTCGTACTGGTGTATGCATAGAATGTGATGCAGGAATGTGTCATACATATTTTCATGTTACTTG TGCACAAAGAGAAGGTTTATTATCTGAAGCTCATAGTGAAGAAGTTGATCAAGCTGATCCATTTTATGCACACTGTAAACTTCATTCCGATAAAACACTTGTTCGTAGACGTAGACGTAATTGGTTAGCTTTGCAATTACGAGCTCAATACCgacaacaattattaaaacaaccTAATCATTTAGATACTGAAGAACAGCGTAGAATCCAAAGAAAATTAGCAAAACATAGGCATAAATATTTAGCTCATAAAGCTTCCAGGCCACCACCATGGg TACCAACGCAAAAAATGCCTCGATTATTAACTACTTCAGCTTCTGCTTGTCGACAACTAGCAAGAAAAGCTGAACTCATGGGTGTTGATACTGCTGCATTAGAAGCTCAAGAAGCACAACTTGTAGCTTTAGTTGATGTTAGGAAAAAGTGGCATATTCCTCCTGCTTTTAGTGTAGAATTCATCGGTTATTATTTGGATCGCAATTTACGAGTCACATCTATGAAAAGACGATTACAAGAACTTCTTGATATTAATTCTCAATTACTTAATGAACAACAAAGATTAGATAGAAGATATGATGAAGTAATGAAAGACAACGAAGAACAGATTCGAGTTAATGTAacactaaaagaaaaaatagaaatgtatCACCAAGTGCTTAAGAGTGGTGGTTATATGAAATCATTACCACAAATAACTGATTTAGCAAAACCAAGAATAGCACCAACTCTAG gtACAGGTTTAGGTGTCCCTACTGCAGCAGCTTTGAAAATGGGTGTTGGTTTTCCTTTACCAGTTGGTAAAGGAACAGAAGGAGTACGTGAAGGTAGAGTTTTAAGCAGTCAAGCACAAGATCAAAATCATAAAGGAGAATTAACGTTAAGGCACCAATGTGGAATATGTAGAAGATCTACAAATCAACATTTACTTGCAAAATGTGATACTTGTCATCTTCATTATCACTTATCTTGTCTTAGTCCACCTTTATCACGTATGCCTAAGAAAACAAAACTTATGGGAtg gcAATGTTCTGAATGTGATAAAGAATCTTCTGGATCAGAAGTTGAACGTATAGATACTTCAGCTCCACGTAAATTAAGGCATTGTAAAGACGATTCAAATCTAACATCAACACCAACACCACCACAAGAAATACAAGTACCTACAACGCCAACAACACCTAGTACATCAAAGAATTCTTCTactaatcttaataatataacaaatgctTCTACACCTGATACACCTACAACaccaaaa gtaACTATAAAACCAGTTGGACCACAACCTTTGTCTTCAACTCCTATTCAATCAAATGAAACAGTGTACAATCAGCAacctattaataatatgacaaTAACCAGAGAAGGTTCACCTGAATATATGGTAGCTTCAGCAGATGGTACAGAATCTGTTTCACAAAGAAGCgctaaaaagagaagaag agagaAACACAAAAGATATACTCCTGATCCAATTACGGGTATAAAGCAAAGAAAACGCAAACATAAGAGAAAAAGTCTTGATGTAGAAAATCCTGAAGGACAATCTCAACCAGAAATTCATAGGAGAATTACAATAAAA ATAAAACCAATCCCAAGGCCAGAGGGAGATGTAGCATCAGAATCAAGTCCACAAATGTTTGTTGCTACATCTACTAGTACAGAAATTACATCACCACCGCCACTTCCTAAACTACCACTTCCACCTGTTCCATCTTTGACTTCAAATACTACACCTGTAACATCAAATGCATCTACTAATAATACAAGTAGAACATCTACAGGAAacggaaaaagaggaaaagatacAGACCTATTAACACAATGCAATGTCTGTGATATGCCTGGCACCAGTCAAAATCTCGTTAT gtGTGATGAATGTAAAAAATGCTACCATTTCACCTGTCTTGATCCACCAGTTAAAAAATCACCTAAAAGAAGAGGCTATTCATGGCATTGTGCTGACTGCGATCCTAGT gCCTCTGAATCTGAGACTTaa
- the LOC726608 gene encoding PHD finger protein 14 isoform X3 yields the protein MTSIFERDPKKRRVKPVGSAQSLLDFDLGESSDDSDFRIEDHCESDDDSVDSNDIGKEEEDVSEQSDDSLEDPLLTKKENPNLTVGDVIEQARQQALKGSSLEDKLNKMLICCGCLGDRSDDVNEIVECDGCGVSVHEGCYGVSDVESFSSTDSLCQSAPWFCEACSAGIEDPSCELCPNKGGIFKETDVGKWVHLVCALYVPGVAFGEVDRLSSVTLFEMAYSKWGAKQCSLCEDARFARTGVCIECDAGMCHTYFHVTCAQREGLLSEAHSEEVDQADPFYAHCKLHSDKTLVRRRRRNWLALQLRAQYRQQLLKQPNHLDTEEQRRIQRKLAKHRHKYLAHKASRPPPWVPTQKMPRLLTTSASACRQLARKAELMGVDTAALEAQEAQLVALVDVRKKWHIPPAFSVEFIGYYLDRNLRVTSMKRRLQELLDINSQLLNEQQRLDRRYDEVMKDNEEQIRVNVTLKEKIEMYHQVLKSGGYMKSLPQITDLAKPRIAPTLGTGLGVPTAAALKMGVGFPLPVGKGTEGVREGRVLSSQAQDQNHKGELTLRHQCGICRRSTNQHLLAKCDTCHLHYHLSCLSPPLSRMPKKTKLMGWQCSECDKESSGSEVERIDTSAPRKLRHCKDDSNLTSTPTPPQEIQVPTTPTTPSTSKNSSTNLNNITNASTPDTPTTPKVTIKPVGPQPLSSTPIQSNETVYNQQPINNMTITREGSPEYMVASADGTESVSQRSAKKRRREKHKRYTPDPITGIKQRKRKHKRKSLDVENPEGQSQPEIHRRITIKIKPIPRPEGDVASESSPQMFVATSTSTEITSPPPLPKLPLPPVPSLTSNTTPVTSNASTNNTSRTSTGNGKRGKDTDLLTQCNVCDMPGTSQNLVMCDECKKCYHFTCLDPPVKKSPKRRGYSWHCADCDPSASESET from the exons atgacTAGCATTT TTGAGAGAGAtccaaaaaaaaggagagtTAAGCCTGTAGGATCAGCACAATCTTTACTTGATTTTGATTTAGGTGAAAGCTCTGATGACAGTGATTTTAGAATTGAAGATCACTGTGAATCTGATGATGATTCAGTGGATTCTAATGATATAGGAAaag aggaagaagatgtATCTGAGCAATCTGATGATTCTTTGGAAGATCCATTATtgactaaaaaagaaaatcctaATTTAACTGTAGGAGATGTAATTGAACAAGCTAGACAACAAGCATTAAAAGGAAGTTCTcttgaagataaattaaataaaatgttaatttgttGTGGTTGCTTAGGAGATAGAAGCGATGATGTTAATGAAATTGTTGAATGTGATGGATGTGGTGTTAGTGTACATGAag gatGTTATGGTGTATCTGATGTAGAAAGCTTTTCAAGTACTGATTCTTTATGTCAGTCAGCACCATGGTTTTGTGAAGCTTGCAGTGCAGGTATTGAAGATCCTTCTTGTGAACTTTGTCCTAATAAAGgtggaatttttaaagagaCTGATGTAGGCAAATGGGTACATTTAGTATGTGCACTTTATGTACCTGGAGTTGCTTTTGGAGAA gttGATCGCTTATCAAGTGTAACACTTTTTGAAATGGCATATAGTAAGTGGGGAGCAAAACAGTGTTCTTTATGCGAAGATGCACGCTTTGCTCGTACTGGTGTATGCATAGAATGTGATGCAGGAATGTGTCATACATATTTTCATGTTACTTG TGCACAAAGAGAAGGTTTATTATCTGAAGCTCATAGTGAAGAAGTTGATCAAGCTGATCCATTTTATGCACACTGTAAACTTCATTCCGATAAAACACTTGTTCGTAGACGTAGACGTAATTGGTTAGCTTTGCAATTACGAGCTCAATACCgacaacaattattaaaacaaccTAATCATTTAGATACTGAAGAACAGCGTAGAATCCAAAGAAAATTAGCAAAACATAGGCATAAATATTTAGCTCATAAAGCTTCCAGGCCACCACCATGGg TACCAACGCAAAAAATGCCTCGATTATTAACTACTTCAGCTTCTGCTTGTCGACAACTAGCAAGAAAAGCTGAACTCATGGGTGTTGATACTGCTGCATTAGAAGCTCAAGAAGCACAACTTGTAGCTTTAGTTGATGTTAGGAAAAAGTGGCATATTCCTCCTGCTTTTAGTGTAGAATTCATCGGTTATTATTTGGATCGCAATTTACGAGTCACATCTATGAAAAGACGATTACAAGAACTTCTTGATATTAATTCTCAATTACTTAATGAACAACAAAGATTAGATAGAAGATATGATGAAGTAATGAAAGACAACGAAGAACAGATTCGAGTTAATGTAacactaaaagaaaaaatagaaatgtatCACCAAGTGCTTAAGAGTGGTGGTTATATGAAATCATTACCACAAATAACTGATTTAGCAAAACCAAGAATAGCACCAACTCTAG gtACAGGTTTAGGTGTCCCTACTGCAGCAGCTTTGAAAATGGGTGTTGGTTTTCCTTTACCAGTTGGTAAAGGAACAGAAGGAGTACGTGAAGGTAGAGTTTTAAGCAGTCAAGCACAAGATCAAAATCATAAAGGAGAATTAACGTTAAGGCACCAATGTGGAATATGTAGAAGATCTACAAATCAACATTTACTTGCAAAATGTGATACTTGTCATCTTCATTATCACTTATCTTGTCTTAGTCCACCTTTATCACGTATGCCTAAGAAAACAAAACTTATGGGAtg gcAATGTTCTGAATGTGATAAAGAATCTTCTGGATCAGAAGTTGAACGTATAGATACTTCAGCTCCACGTAAATTAAGGCATTGTAAAGACGATTCAAATCTAACATCAACACCAACACCACCACAAGAAATACAAGTACCTACAACGCCAACAACACCTAGTACATCAAAGAATTCTTCTactaatcttaataatataacaaatgctTCTACACCTGATACACCTACAACaccaaaa gtaACTATAAAACCAGTTGGACCACAACCTTTGTCTTCAACTCCTATTCAATCAAATGAAACAGTGTACAATCAGCAacctattaataatatgacaaTAACCAGAGAAGGTTCACCTGAATATATGGTAGCTTCAGCAGATGGTACAGAATCTGTTTCACAAAGAAGCgctaaaaagagaagaag agagaAACACAAAAGATATACTCCTGATCCAATTACGGGTATAAAGCAAAGAAAACGCAAACATAAGAGAAAAAGTCTTGATGTAGAAAATCCTGAAGGACAATCTCAACCAGAAATTCATAGGAGAATTACAATAAAA ATAAAACCAATCCCAAGGCCAGAGGGAGATGTAGCATCAGAATCAAGTCCACAAATGTTTGTTGCTACATCTACTAGTACAGAAATTACATCACCACCGCCACTTCCTAAACTACCACTTCCACCTGTTCCATCTTTGACTTCAAATACTACACCTGTAACATCAAATGCATCTACTAATAATACAAGTAGAACATCTACAGGAAacggaaaaagaggaaaagatacAGACCTATTAACACAATGCAATGTCTGTGATATGCCTGGCACCAGTCAAAATCTCGTTAT gtGTGATGAATGTAAAAAATGCTACCATTTCACCTGTCTTGATCCACCAGTTAAAAAATCACCTAAAAGAAGAGGCTATTCATGGCATTGTGCTGACTGCGATCCTAGT gCCTCTGAATCTGAGACTTaa
- the LOC726626 gene encoding methionyl-tRNA formyltransferase, mitochondrial, which translates to MYIILSRTVYNTTQFLCSFKGINKIFLVTFNLKVYNKYYTFYNKSHILQNNSWKVLFFGTDEFAVESLKILYDKYESKELERLEIVTNYKIKENPVVKYAKKNKIIIHKWPVEINKSEFHIGIVVSFGHLIPSTIINAFPLGMLNVHGSLLPRWRGAAPIIHTLINGDLKTGVTIMKIMPKKFDIGEIVLQKQIDIDEHETMPKLYTKLAKLGGNLLKETFENLLELLQFAKPQDETNITYAPKITSKISLINWNKMSATNVYNLHRALLGLYDLTTSFQNVKIKLLDIQKIESKIIATKLKEENTGVAIYSKKNNALIIKCKENSFVSVKKITVQGDFLTGGSRQVKW; encoded by the exons atgtatataattttaagtcgTACAGTATATAATACAACACAATTTTTATGTTCATtcaaaggaataaataaaatatttcttgtaacttttaatttaaaagtatataataaatattatactttttataataaatcacatatattacaaaataattcatggaaagtattattttttggcACAGATGAATTTGCAgttgaaagtttaaaaatcttatatgataaata tgaaTCTAAAGAGCTAGAACGGCTAgaaattgttacaaattataaaataaaagaaaatcctgttgtaaaatatgcaaaaaaaaataaaattattatacataaatggccagttgaaattaataaatcagagTTTCACATAGGAATAGTTGTCTCATTTGGTCATTTAATTCCATCTACAATCATAAATGCATTTCCATT AGGTATGTTAAATGTACATGGTAGTTTATTACCAAGATGGAGAGGAGCAGCTCCAATAATTCATACATTAATTAATGGTGATTTAAAAACAGGAGTTACAATAATGAAGATAATgccaaaaaa atttgATATAGGAGAAATAGTATTGCAAAAACAAATAGATATTGATGAACATGAAACAATgccaaaattatatacaaaattagcAAAGCTTGGAGgaaatcttttaaaagaaacatttgaaaatttattggaattattacaatttgcaAAACCTCAAGATGAAACTAATATAACATAtg caccaaaaataacatcaaaaatatctttaattaattggaataaaatgtCTGCCACAAATGTTTATAACTTACATCGTGCTCTTCTGGGTTTATATGATTTAACTACATCatttcaaaatgtaaaaataaaattgcttgatattcaaaaaattgaatcaaaaataatagcaaCAAaacttaaagaagaaaatacag gtGTTGCAATATatagcaaaaaaaataatgcattaattataaaatgcaaaGAAAATAGTTTtgtttctgtaaaaaaaataactgttCAAG GTGATTTTTTAACTGGTGGATCAAGACAGGTGAAATGGTAG